A genome region from Bradyrhizobium commune includes the following:
- a CDS encoding ABC transporter permease, translating to MTATTVIAAEPVSGTARIRSVNRRILAAAWGMTSFKIGFFVFVALLLASAIYPEVSSVSATKMVVKDKFLAPVYLGDKWTWDHVLGTDQLGRDILMRSLIGLRYSLLVGIVTVLLIFIIGCGLGLFAGFKGKWWDTIIMRITDAQLSIPMIILAITILGVSRPTVPTIIIVLALSGWPLYARVARSAAVAERGKEYVRGLRVLGAGDWRILLLFAAPNILPPIAFVAVLDVARMMIFEAILGFLGLGIQPPTPSFGSIIADSRKYLLNAWWIGTIPGIFLAIALTSINLMGSALEKARNRIYGGL from the coding sequence ATGACGGCCACCACAGTCATCGCTGCGGAGCCGGTGTCCGGGACGGCTCGCATCCGATCGGTCAATAGGCGGATCCTGGCTGCAGCCTGGGGCATGACGAGCTTCAAGATCGGCTTCTTTGTTTTCGTCGCGCTGCTGCTCGCGTCCGCGATCTATCCCGAGGTCTCCTCGGTCAGCGCCACCAAAATGGTGGTGAAGGACAAGTTCCTGGCGCCCGTCTACCTCGGTGACAAATGGACCTGGGATCACGTGCTGGGCACCGATCAACTCGGCCGCGACATCCTGATGCGCAGCCTGATAGGCTTGCGCTATTCGCTGCTGGTCGGCATCGTCACGGTGTTGCTCATCTTCATCATCGGCTGCGGCCTCGGCCTGTTCGCGGGCTTCAAGGGCAAATGGTGGGACACCATCATCATGCGGATCACCGACGCCCAGCTCTCGATTCCGATGATCATCCTGGCGATCACGATTCTTGGCGTATCGCGGCCGACCGTTCCGACCATCATCATCGTGCTCGCGCTGTCTGGCTGGCCGCTTTACGCGCGGGTGGCCCGCAGTGCCGCAGTCGCCGAGCGCGGCAAGGAATATGTGCGCGGCTTGCGCGTGCTTGGGGCCGGAGATTGGCGGATCCTGTTGCTGTTCGCGGCGCCCAACATCCTGCCGCCGATCGCTTTCGTCGCAGTGCTCGATGTCGCCCGCATGATGATCTTCGAAGCGATCCTCGGCTTTCTTGGGCTCGGCATTCAGCCGCCGACGCCGAGCTTTGGCAGCATCATCGCCGATTCCCGCAAATATCTGCTCAATGCCTGGTGGATCGGGACCATCCCGGGCATTTTCCTCGCCATCGCGCTGACCTCGATCAATCTCATGGGCTCGGCGCTGGAAAAGGCGCGCAACCGGATCTATGGAGGTCTCTGA
- a CDS encoding ABC transporter ATP-binding protein, whose product MEVSEVDLSLILEIDDLTVAATMPGAAPILDHISFRLGSSEIFGIYGESGAGKTVLSRALANWLPESLQYRAGRVAFAGHDILGAGAQEVRIGRDIAYIGSKPQSSLDPTVPVGVQIAEKLHSVRPEWNKRECRDRVMQLLGEVRIPSPKERYWDYPSKFSGGMMQRAMIVDAICAEPAVLIADNVTQPLDVTIAAQIVALLHDLCTRHKMATIYLSSSLPTLGQFGDRTAVLHQGRFVEQQAFADLLASPQSDYTRKAIASVPQMWATAEGPLVRRQAQGEAPLMKVENVHRTYRARKRGTFNSYSNVQAVRGVTLDIMPRENFGIVGESGCGKSTLTRLLAWLETPDSGSIVLNGTSLGTLSSGDLIRKRNEFQLLLQDPYNALPPRTTVGRMIEESLLIRGRIKRADLRKRVIAAMAEVGLAAELYDQLPNALSTGERQRISIARALILDPKLLILDETLSSLDQREQGRLIELFSKLQDKNDLTYVFISHDLAMVRKVCTRIAVMYLGEMVEIADNHDLFFDAQHPYTKALLSAAPTLEEKPFDPSDFLLEGEPPSPIDIPAGCSFASRCPKAFGRCRMETPKLVEHSPGRFAACHLLDGNKAQAAA is encoded by the coding sequence ATGGAGGTCTCTGAGGTGGATCTCTCGCTCATTCTCGAAATCGACGATCTGACGGTCGCTGCCACGATGCCGGGCGCAGCTCCGATCCTCGATCACATCAGCTTCCGCCTCGGCTCGTCGGAGATCTTCGGCATCTATGGCGAGAGCGGCGCGGGAAAGACCGTGCTCAGCCGCGCGCTCGCGAATTGGTTGCCGGAAAGCCTGCAATATCGCGCCGGGCGGGTCGCCTTCGCCGGTCATGATATCCTCGGCGCCGGGGCGCAGGAGGTCCGGATCGGACGTGACATCGCCTATATCGGCTCCAAGCCGCAGAGCTCGCTCGATCCGACCGTGCCGGTCGGCGTCCAGATCGCGGAGAAACTGCATAGCGTCAGGCCTGAATGGAACAAGCGGGAATGCCGGGACCGGGTCATGCAGCTCCTTGGTGAGGTCCGAATTCCTTCGCCGAAGGAGCGCTACTGGGACTACCCGTCGAAATTCTCTGGCGGCATGATGCAGCGTGCGATGATTGTCGACGCCATTTGCGCCGAACCAGCGGTTCTCATCGCCGATAACGTTACCCAGCCGCTGGACGTCACCATTGCCGCGCAGATCGTGGCACTGCTTCATGACCTCTGTACGCGCCACAAGATGGCAACGATCTACCTGTCGTCGTCCTTGCCGACGCTCGGCCAGTTCGGCGACCGGACGGCCGTGCTGCACCAGGGCCGGTTCGTCGAGCAGCAGGCCTTTGCCGACCTGCTGGCATCCCCGCAATCCGACTACACGCGCAAGGCCATCGCGAGCGTGCCGCAGATGTGGGCGACAGCGGAAGGCCCGCTTGTCCGCCGTCAGGCCCAGGGCGAGGCTCCGCTGATGAAAGTGGAGAATGTCCATCGCACCTATCGGGCCCGCAAGCGCGGCACGTTCAACAGCTACAGCAACGTGCAGGCCGTGCGCGGCGTGACGCTCGACATCATGCCGCGCGAGAATTTCGGCATTGTCGGTGAATCCGGCTGCGGCAAGTCGACCCTGACCCGGCTCCTGGCCTGGCTGGAGACGCCTGACAGCGGCAGCATCGTCCTGAACGGGACGTCGCTCGGAACCCTGTCGTCAGGCGATCTGATCCGCAAGCGCAACGAGTTCCAGCTGCTTCTGCAGGACCCCTACAACGCCTTGCCACCGCGCACCACGGTCGGCCGCATGATCGAGGAAAGCCTTCTGATCCGTGGCCGTATCAAGCGCGCCGATCTGCGGAAGCGGGTGATCGCGGCGATGGCCGAGGTCGGTCTTGCCGCCGAACTTTACGACCAGTTGCCGAACGCGCTCTCCACCGGCGAGCGACAGCGCATCTCGATCGCGCGGGCCCTGATTCTCGACCCCAAGCTCCTGATCCTCGACGAGACCTTGTCGTCACTGGACCAGCGTGAGCAGGGCAGGCTGATCGAGCTGTTCTCGAAACTGCAGGACAAGAACGACCTCACCTACGTCTTCATTTCGCACGATCTGGCGATGGTGCGGAAGGTCTGCACGCGAATTGCGGTCATGTATCTCGGTGAGATGGTCGAGATTGCCGACAATCACGATCTGTTTTTCGATGCGCAGCATCCGTATACGAAGGCGTTGCTGTCGGCGGCCCCGACACTGGAGGAGAAGCCGTTCGATCCGTCCGATTTCCTGCTGGAGGGCGAGCCGCCCAGTCCGATCGATATCCCGGCGGGTTGCAGCTTCGCTTCGCGCTGCCCGAAGGCATTCGGGCGCTGCCGGATGGAGACGCCGAAACTCGTCGAACATTCGCCCGGGCGCTTCGCCGCCTGCCATCTGCTTGACGGGAATAAGGCGCAAGCGGCCGCCTAG